The proteins below come from a single Notamacropus eugenii isolate mMacEug1 chromosome 7, mMacEug1.pri_v2, whole genome shotgun sequence genomic window:
- the GPRIN3 gene encoding LOW QUALITY PROTEIN: G protein-regulated inducer of neurite outgrowth 3 (The sequence of the model RefSeq protein was modified relative to this genomic sequence to represent the inferred CDS: deleted 2 bases in 1 codon): MGIVPDPLRLTKASLTVASEEKEELQGHQPSIPQQTSIIDYINASSLPCFPSKSVRVGLLDLSCPELVETIMKNSEHDLTQTVMSSGISSEDEKLPPTYNSPSDSSQHQGSSEHVAQIPGSVVDLTLTHSVVRVPVNQDVIHPTPCDEPKTLTDVVSLTTADQSPRTSHQSCLTSKHSVCLTEQEKTSKTGHLSSRFKETGTMTSLDESGFLADKRANRTWQDAEVQTVTSMESRSVSTSPSILASFLRKIPPPETLEQQEQLYILYQSNSTMNNPSELSEKLVGPREGPCHSSNKTEVHIQAVTAFRVENKSTDSTPTVYQMVSNNRLSDLQVSSDTKTTCKDEQLAVVMVTEGESQIITQPAPTTFIPPNTKPVDQISTHACNQADVGHGLGKVETKSSELSMKTINTYQAESTPSNPSCKPLSPDNEPNKLDNLNVTDKDSATEKPLPAQVVKEWEIVNPKADTKPKAETKSELLCPNAEGLTVLTPTTGRKNQDKASQESKQAKTVTSLELPGESMGESSPNSGKRTPSRSVKASPRRGSRVSEFLREQKLNVTAAAAQVGFTPGEKKKQLGSDAKLQFKQSKQVRDVIWDDQGMTWEVYGASLDPESLGIAIQNHLQRQIREHEKLIKVQNNQNRKSISSDTSSSKKLKGRHHNMFQAMMQNFRRPSCCVHPAPSSVLD; the protein is encoded by the exons ATGGGGATTGTGCCTGACCCGCTGAGGTTGACCAAA GCTTCCCTGACTGTagcttcagaagagaaagaagaacttCAAGGTCATCAGCCTTCTATTCCACAGCAGACATCAATCATTGACTATATCAATGCTAGCAGTCTTCCATGCTTTCCTTCAAAATCTGTTAGAGTTGGCTTATTGGACCTCAGTTGCCCTGAACTAGTAGAGACTATAATGAAAAATTCTGAGCATGATCTCACCCAGACAGTCATGTCTTCTGGTATCTCCAGTGAGGATGAAAAATTACCTCCCACATACAACAGCCCTTCGGATAGCTCTCAACATCAAGGTAGCAGTGAACATGTAGCACAAATCCCAGGTTCAGTAGTAGACTTGACCCTTACACACTCAGTTGTCAGAGTGCCAGTCAACCAGGATGTCATCCATCCCACACCTTGCGATGAGCCAAAGACCTTGACAGATGTTGTTTCTTTGACTACAGCAGATCAATCCCCCAGGACATCTCATCAGTCTTGTCTCACTAGCAAACATTCAGTATGCCTTACAGAGCAAGAAAAGACTTCGAAAACAGGGCATCTGTCCTCCAGATTCAAAGAAACAGGCACAATGACAAGCCTGGATGAGAGTGGATTTTTGGCAGACAAGAGGGCAAACAGAACTTGGCAAGATGCTGAGGTTCAGACAGTAACCAGTATGGAGAGTAGATCTGTCTCTACCAGTCCAAGTATCCTTGCTTCATTCTTAAGGAAAATTCCTCCTCCGGAGACTCTGGAGCAACAAGAACAGTTATACATTCTTTACCAGAGCAACAGTACCATGAACAATCCATCAGAGCTCTCTGAGAAGTTAGTGGGTCCAAGAGAAGGGCCTTGCCATTCTAGTAACAAGACAGAAGTGCACATCCAGGCAGTTACTGCTTTCCGTGTGGAAAATAAGTCAACAGATTCCACACCCACAGTCTATCAAATGGTGTCAAACAACAGATTGTCTGACCTACAGGTATCAAGTGATACTAAAACTACATGCAAGGATGAACAGCTGGCAGTAGTAATGGTCACTGAAGGAGAAAGTCAGATCATTACACAGCCAGCACCTACTACTTTCATTCCACCCAATACAAAACCAGTTGATCAGATTTCTACCCATGCATGCAATCAAGCTGATGTAGGTCATGGTTTGGGGAAAGTTGAAACTAAATCATCTGAGTTGTCAATGAAAACCATTAACACCTACCAAGCTGAAAGTACTCCCAGTAACCCATCTTGTAAACCACTCAGCCCTGACAATGAACCAAATAAATTGGATAACCTGAATGTCACTGACAAAGATAGTGCAACTGAGAAGCCTTTGCCTGCTCAGGTAGTAAAAGAATGGGAGATTGTTAATCCCAAGgcagatacaaaaccaaaagcgGAGACAAAATCAGAATTGCTTTGTCCTAATGCAGAAGGACTAACTGTGCTCACTCCTACTACAGGCAGAAAGAACCAGGACAAAGCCTCTCAAGAAAGTAAGCAGGCAAAAACCGTTACAAGCCTGGAATTACCGGGAGAGTCAATGGGGGAATCCAGTCCAAATTCTGGTAAACGTACACCCTCTCGGTCAGTCAAAGCAAGTCCACGTCGTGGCAGCCGTGTCAGTGAGTTCTTAAGGGAACAAAAACTAAATGTGACAGCAGCTGCTGCTCAAGTTGGATTTACCCccggagaaaagaaaaagcagctTGGTTCTGATGCAAAGCTCCAATTCAAACAGTCCAAACAAGTCAGGGATGTCATATGGGATGATCAAGGCATGACATGGGAAGTGTATGGTGCTTCCCTAGACCCTGAGTCACTTGGCATCGCTATTCAGAACCACTTACAGAGACAAATCAGGGAACATGAGAAACTGATTAAGGTCCAAAACAATCAGAACCGGAAATCCATTTCTTCTGATACATCTTCAAGTAAAAAGCTTAAGGGGAGGCATCACAATATGTTCCAGGCCATGATGCAGAACTTTAGACGTCCCAGCTGTTGTGTCCACCCTGCTCCCTCGTCTGTGttagattaa